A window of Thermoleophilia bacterium contains these coding sequences:
- a CDS encoding EamA family transporter: MCNKEVTESAVEPDHDPGLVGPASLKTRVLPLVALLLLALIWGYSWVVMKVALDYCPPFLFAALRTFLGAIALFVALILLRRPLRPRALGGTAVLGLLQTTGFVGFLTWALATGAAGRTSVLTYTMPFWLLLMASALLGERLSRAQWGAVLLAFVGLLLIVSPWNLHGGASPFLAVAGAVFWAASAVQAKLLRAKHQLDLLALTFWQMLAGAIPLALVAVLAEREWLVWSATFAVALAYVAILGNAVAWLLWMYILDSMPAGTAGLATLLTPVVGVLSSWFQLGERPGAVEGIGMIAIVGALLWTVLSELTRGRKRLSR, translated from the coding sequence ATGTGTAACAAAGAAGTTACAGAGAGCGCAGTTGAACCTGACCACGATCCAGGTTTGGTTGGACCAGCGTCTTTGAAGACACGCGTGTTGCCTCTAGTCGCCCTCTTGCTCTTGGCTTTGATCTGGGGTTACTCCTGGGTGGTAATGAAGGTAGCTCTCGACTACTGCCCGCCGTTCTTGTTTGCCGCTCTGAGAACCTTTCTGGGAGCGATTGCGTTGTTCGTGGCGCTCATACTGCTCCGTCGACCTCTACGACCACGAGCGCTTGGTGGCACAGCAGTGCTTGGTCTGCTTCAGACCACCGGATTTGTTGGATTTCTCACCTGGGCTTTGGCTACGGGAGCAGCAGGGAGGACCTCCGTTCTGACGTATACGATGCCCTTTTGGCTATTGCTCATGGCCAGCGCGCTCTTGGGGGAGAGACTGAGCCGCGCTCAATGGGGCGCGGTCTTGCTGGCTTTTGTGGGTCTACTTCTCATAGTCTCTCCCTGGAACTTGCACGGGGGAGCAAGCCCTTTTCTTGCGGTTGCTGGTGCAGTCTTTTGGGCGGCTAGCGCAGTGCAGGCCAAACTTCTCCGTGCCAAGCATCAGCTTGATCTGCTTGCTTTGACTTTCTGGCAAATGCTGGCGGGGGCAATTCCTTTGGCATTGGTAGCGGTACTCGCAGAACGTGAGTGGCTGGTTTGGAGTGCGACGTTTGCGGTGGCTTTGGCCTATGTGGCGATACTGGGTAACGCCGTGGCGTGGCTCCTCTGGATGTACATACTTGATAGCATGCCCGCGGGAACAGCCGGGCTTGCTACTCTTCTTACCCCAGTAGTTGGCGTTCTTTCTTCATGGTTTCAGTTGGGAGAACGTCCCGGCGCTGTTGAGGGGATAGGCATGATAGCCATCGTGGGGGCGCTCTTGTGGACGGTGCTTTCCGAACTTACTAGAGGAAGAAAACGGCTGTCACGATAA